One region of Zingiber officinale cultivar Zhangliang chromosome 7B, Zo_v1.1, whole genome shotgun sequence genomic DNA includes:
- the LOC122006514 gene encoding probable linoleate 9S-lipoxygenase 5: protein MFGSAVAAGVMDVEATVVLMKKEVLEREDFNATLVANAQELLSSFQLVSATVGDPNDDNRGVVGEKAYLEDFVRKLQAIASGESTFRVTFKWVGEHGIPGAVIVINEDSSEFYLKSMTLEEFPGEGRIHFDCNSWVYPQDKYKYQRVFFVNKTYVAAETPSPLQPYREDELKNLRGEDVTGPLQEWDRVYDYAYYNDLGDPDKNASLARPVLGGSALYPYPRRGKTGRPASEKDPETESTLPAEMDIYVPRDERFGHLKTDDFRVSAIKALIQAFFPVLQAIHDNEFDSFEDVLKLYKGGLQLQVGNNLRIDELRERIPFEMIREMFCAQGEGWSLKFPLPQVIQEDTYAWRTDEEFTREMLAGVNPVIIRRLEEFPPVSKLDESEYGDHKSTITAAQIERNLEGMTIEEALGRNRLFILDHHDSLMPYLNKINDTANKVYATRTLLFLRDDSTLKPLAIELSLPHPDGEQHGAVSEVYTPADSGVEASIWQLAKAYVTVNDSGVHQLISHWLNTHATMEPFVIATNRHLSVLHPINKLLEPHYRDTMNINATARQVLINAGGIIERTFFPAKYAMEMSAVVYKSWNFVEQGLPADLIKRGIAVRDSKGEIELLIEDYPYAVDGLAIWSAIETWVSDYCSIYYPDDKKVRDDAELQAWWKEVREVGHGDKKHEPWWAKMETVTELTETCTTIIWVASALHAAVNFGQYPYTGYHPNRPTLSRNFMPERGTAEFAELERDPDKVFLQTITNKLQTITGVSVVEILSTHSSDEVYLGQRDTAEWTADQKALEAFERFGAALRGIEAEIVARNGEGRFKNRNGPVKVPYTLLYSTSGVGLTGKGIPNSVSI from the exons ATGTTTGGATCTGCGGTCGCCGCCGGTGTAATGGACGTAGAGGCCACGGTTGTGCTGATGAAGAAGGAGGTGCTTGAACGCGAGGACTTCAACGCCACGCTTGTCGCCAATGCGCAGGAGCTCCTTAGCTCCTTCCAGCTCGTCAGCGCCACCGTAGGCGACCCAA ATGACGATAACAGAGGAGTCGTTGGAGAGAAGGCCTACTTGGAGGACTTCGTGAGAAAGCTTCAGGCCATCGCCTCCGGCGAGTCCACCTTCCGTGTGACGTTCAAGTGGGTGGGGGAGCACGGCATCCCCGGTGCGGTCATTGTCATCAACGAGGACTCTTCAGAGTTCTACCTGAAGAGCATGACCCTGGAAGAGTTCCCCGGCGAGGGCCGGATTCACTTCGACTGCAATTCGTGGGTTTACCCTCAAGACAAGTACAAGTACCAGCGCGTCTTCTTCGTAAATAAG ACTTACGTTGCGGCGGAAACGCCATCGCCGCTGCAACCGTACAGAGAAGACGAGCTCAAGAACTTGAGAGGCGAAGATGTGACCGGCCCACTTCAAGAATGGGATCGAGTTTACGACTACGCTTACTACAACGACCTCGGCGATCCCGACAAAAATGCATCTCTCGCTCGACCTGTCTTGGGCGGCTCCGCCCTCTACCCTTACCCTCGCCGTGGGAAGACCGGCCGACCGGCCTCCGAGAAAGATCCGGAGACAGAGAGTACACTTCCGGCGGAGATGGACATCTACGTGCCCAGGGACGAGCGGTTCGGGCACTTGAAAACGGACGACTTCCGCGTCTCCGCCATCAAAGCCTTGATCCAAGCTTTTTTCCCCGTCCTCCAGGCCATCCACGACAACGAGTTCGACTCTTTCGAAGACGTTCTGAAGCTGTACAAGGGAGGTTTGCAGTTGCAGGTGGGGAACAATCTGCGCATCGACGAACTAAGAGAACGCATTCCCTTTGAGATGATCAGAGAGATGTTCTGCGCGCAAGGGGAAGGGTGGTCTCTTAAGTTTCCCCTGCCACAAGTCATCCAAG AGGACACGTATGCTTGGAGAACAGACGAAGAATTTACTCGGGAAATGTTGGCCGGAGTGAATCCGGTGATCATTAGACGGCTCGAGGAGTTCCCACCTGTGAGCAAGCTTGACGAGAGCGAGTACGGCGACCACAAAAGCACCATTACGGCAGCTCAAATCGAGCGCAACCTCGAAGGAATGACGATCGAAGAAGCGCTGGGCCGCAACCGGCTGTTCATCTTGGACCACCATGACTCGTTGATGCCGTATCTGAACAAGATCAACGACACCGCCAACAAGGTCTACGCCACGAGGACTCTGCTGTTCCTGAGAGATGACTCCACGCTGAAGCCGTTGGCGATCGAGCTGAGCCTGCCGCACCCCGACGGAGAGCAACACGGCGCCGTGAGCGAAGTGTACACGCCGGCGGACTCCGGCGTCGAAGCATCCATTTGGCAGCTCGCCAAAGCTTATGTCACCGTCAACGACTCCGGCGTCCACCAACTCATCAGCCACTG GTTGAACACACACGCGACGATGGAGCCATTCGTGATCGCCACCAATCGCCACCTGAGCGTGCTCCACCCCATCAACAAGTTGCTCGAGCCCCATTACCGCGACACCATGAACATAAACGCCACCGCCCGGCAGGTACTCATCAACGCCGGCGGCATCATCGAGCGGACGTTCTTCCCGGCGAAGTACGCGATGGAGATGTCGGCGGTGGTTTATAAGAGCTGGAATTTCGTCGAGCAGGGTCTTCCTGCGGATCTCATCAAGAG GGGAATCGCGGTTAGGGATTCAAAGGGCGAGATCGAACTGTTGATCGAGGACTATCCTTACGCCGTGGACGGCCTCGCGATATGGTCTGCGATCGAGACGTGGGTGAGCGACTACTGCTCCATCTACTACCCCGACGACAAAAAGGTGCGTGACGACGCCGAGCTCCAAGCGTGGTGGAAGGAGGTGCGCGAAGTCGGGCACGGCGACAAGAAGCACGAGCCGTGGTGGGCCAAGATGGAGACCGTCACAGAGCTGACGGAGACATGCACCACCATCATCTGGGTGGCCTCCGCCCTCCACGCGGCCGTCAACTTCGGGCAGTACCCCTACACCGGCTACCACCCCAACCGGCCGACCCTTAGCCGGAATTTCATGCCGGAGCGCGGCACGGCGGAGTTTGCAGAGCTGGAGAGGGATCCGGACAAGGTGTTCCTGCAGACGATCACCAACAAGCTGCAGACCATCACCGGCGTGTCGGTGGTCGAGATCCTGTCGACGCACTCGAGCGACGAGGTGTACCTGGGCCAGCGGGACACAGCGGAGTGGACGGCGGATCAGAAGGCGCTGGAGGCATTCGAGAGGTTCGGGGCGGCGCTGAGGGGAATCGAGGCGGAGATTGTGGCGAGAAATGGCGAAGGGAGGTTCAAGAACCGGAATGGGCCGGTCAAGGTTCCATACACGCTGCTGTACTCCACCAGCGGTGTGGGGCTCACCGGGAAGGGCATCCCGAACAGTGTGTCCATTTGA